One Torulaspora globosa chromosome 5, complete sequence DNA window includes the following coding sequences:
- a CDS encoding sugar porter family MFS transporter has protein sequence MGILHVLFKADDDVRGSKARAILIGMFVAFGGVLFGYDTGTISGIMAMDYVKKTFTSTGSFTASETSLITSILSAGTFVGAISAPLASDTLGRRLGLFISCIVFCIGVALQTASSSQPLLIVGRVIAGVGVGVLSSIVPLYQSEAAPKWIRGAVVSCYQWAITIGLLLAACVNEGTHKRNDSGSYRIPIAIQFLWAIILMVGMVFLPDTPRFHVMKGNFQKARTALCKLRGLKPEDKFIEEELEEIVANYEYEKTLGSTKITDCFKTANHQLKRISTGIVIQALQQLTGINFIFYYGTQFFKSSGINNPFVIQLITNIVNVVSTIPGIALVELAGRRRLLLWGAVGMCVSEFIVAIVGTALPNSQAANKTLIAFSCTFIASFAATWGPLAWVVVGEIFPLRVRAKSVAICAGSNWLFNFVIAFITPYLVDADRANLKSKVFFIWGGCTFLCILFVYLFVYETKGLTLEEIDELYETVSDARKSRGFVPTNKFLHTSPIPIEKETSNDNNTEKATVDFVEKV, from the coding sequence ATGGGTATATTGCATGTGCTGTTCAAGGCGGATGATGACGTGAGAGGGTCAAAGGCGAGAGCCATTCTAATCGGTATGTTCGTGGCCTTTGGTGGTGTGCTGTTTGGCTATGACACCGGTACCATTTCTGGTATCATGGCTATGGACTATGTCAAGAAGACCTTCACCTCCACTGGATCTTTCACAGCAAGTGAGACATCTCTGATCACTTCCattctttcagctggtACTTTTGTAGGTGCAATCAGCGCTCCTCTGGCATCCGATACGTTAGGTAGAAGACTGGGTTTATTCATTTCATGCATTGTGTTCTGCATTGGTGTCGCATTGCAgactgcttcttcctccCAACCACTTTTGATCGTTGGCAGAGTCATTGCAGGTGTAGGTGTTGGTGTGTTATCGTCCATTGTTCCTCTTTATCAATCTGAAGCGGCTCCAAAATGGATCAGAGGTGCAGTGGTCTCCTGCTACCAATGGGCCATCACCATTGGTCTTTTATTGGCTGCCTGTGTCAACGAAGGTACTCACAAAAGAAATGACAGCGGATCTTACAGGATCCCAATTGCTATTCAATTTCTGTGGGCTATCATTTTGATGGTCGGTATGGTGTTCCTTCCAGACACACCAAGATTCCACGTCATGAAGGGCAACTTTCAAAAGGCACGCACGGCATTGTGCAAACTAAGAGGCCTAAAGCCTGAGGACAAgttcatcgaagaagaattggagGAAATCGTTGCAAATTATGAGTACGAGAAGACTCTGGGTAGCACAAAGATCACCGATTGTTTCAAGACTGCTAACCATCAACTAAAGCGTATCAGTACTGGTATTGTTATTCAAGCTTTGCAACAGCTAACGGGTATCAATTTCATTTTCTACTACGGTactcaatttttcaagagtTCAGGTATTAACAATCCCTTCGTTATCCAATTGATTACGAACATCGTTAACGTTGTCTCCACAATTCCTGGTATTGCCCTTGTCGAACTGGCTGGTAGAAGAAGGCTGCTATTATGGGGTGCAGTGGGTATGTGTGTCAGTGAATTTATTGTCGCCATTGTTGGAACTGCACTACCAAACAGTCAAGCTGCCAATAAGACGTTGATCGCCTTTTCCTGTACTTTTATTGCTTCATTCGCAGCCACTTGGGGCCCACTGGCATGGGTCGTTGTAGGAGAAATCTTCCCATTGAGGGTCAGAGCCAAGTCCGTTGCAATCTGCGCAGGTTCTAATTGGTTGTTCAACTTTGTTATCGCATTTATCACCCCTTACTTAGTGGACGCAGATAGAGCCAATTTGAAGTCAAAGGTGTTCTTCATTTGGGGTGGTTGTACGTTCCTCTGTATCCTTTTCGTGTACCTATTCGTCTATGAAACAAAGGGTCTCACTTTGGAGGAAATTGACGAATTGTACGAGACTGTTAGCGATGCACGCAAATCAAGAGGCTTTGTACCAACCAACAAATTCCTCCACACTTCACCAATTCCAATCGAGAAAGAGACTTCCAACGATAACAATACCGAAAAGGCCACCGTCGATTTTGTCGAAAAGGTCTGA